The window GAAGAAGCAGCCGTCCCGTGATGCGACGCCGAATAGGGAAATGAAAGCGTGCCGGACGGCCTATGCGCGAAACGCACGGCGGTTATTTAACAGCAAACCACTTGCCTTCACAAATCAACCGCTTAGGCCATTCGTAGGGGGAGGAAAAGCCCGCCTGTGGGCGGGCTTTCTTCTATCTATTAAGGAAGGTTCAGTCGGCGAGGAGGCTGCGGAGCATCCAGGCGGTCTTTTCATGCACCTGCATGCGCTGGGTGAGCAGGTCGGCGGTGGGCTCGTCGTTAACCTTGTCCAGCAAGGGGAAAAGATTCCGGGCGGTGCGGACCACCGCTTCCTGTCCCTGTACCAGCAGGCGGATCATTTCCCTGGCCTCCGGTACGCCTTCCTCTTCCTGGATCGAGGACAGGCGTGCGTAGGCGGCGTAAGTCCCGGGTGCGGGGAAGCCCAGTGCGCGAATGCGCTCGGCGATGCTGTCCACGGCCAGTGCCAGTTCGGTGTATTGCCCTTCGAACATCAGGTGCAGGGTGTTGAACATCGGTCCGGTGACGTTCCAGTGGAAGTTGTGGGTCTTCAGATACAGGGTGTAGGTGTCGGCCAGTAGTCGGGAAAGGCCGTCGGCAATGGCGGCGCGGTCCTGTTCGGCGATTCCGATGTTGATTTCC of the Pseudomonas sp. PSE14 genome contains:
- a CDS encoding Dps family protein, which translates into the protein MEINIGIAEQDRAAIADGLSRLLADTYTLYLKTHNFHWNVTGPMFNTLHLMFEGQYTELALAVDSIAERIRALGFPAPGTYAAYARLSSIQEEEGVPEAREMIRLLVQGQEAVVRTARNLFPLLDKVNDEPTADLLTQRMQVHEKTAWMLRSLLAD